The DNA window CATGCACAACCCCATGCGCGCCATCGCTCGATTCTCTCACGTCATCCCGCATCCCGCACCCGGCAGGGGCTTTCTCCGCGGTATCGGCGTTCCGCCGCATCCGCGCCGACACGAGGCGGGATTGGCCACGCCACCGCGAGCATGACCCTGCGAGGAGCGCATGAGGTCACCAACGCCCCGAGCCGACAGCCCCCAGGACTACTCGACGCGCAGCAGCGCCGCCCGCACCTCGGGGTGCTCGCGCAGCGCCAGCGAGCGCTTGAAGTACTCCGCGCTGCGCGCCTTCGCCCCTTCGCGCTCCTCGATCAGGCCGAGGTTGTAGAGCAGCGACGACATGGGCGCTGGCGAGTCTGCGGGCAGGTTCATCCCCATCATGCACTCATTACGTGCCCAGCGAAGGTTGCCCGCCTGGAGATTGCGCCAGCACCGGTCCGACCATTCCCAGCCACGGCGCGTATCCACGAGTCCGACGTCCTCGGGCGGCAGATCCGTGGTCTCTGCGGCGCGCCCTTGAGGAGCCGCGACGCTCGCGGGCTTGTTCGCTGGCTCCTGCTGGAACTGGAGTACGTCGCCATGCATCCACCCGGTCACCGACGCATCCGCCGCGAGCGCGACCTCGTACCAGCGGTCTGGCGTGTTCTTCCCGGGCGTCTCCTGAAAGCGCCGCGCCACGACCCGTGTCCCCGAGGGGAATTGTTTCAACACCTGGCTCCCGAACCCGGGACCATTGCGCAAGGGCGCCGACGTGTTGCCGGGGACGGGCACCACGAGCCCGGCCGACGAGACGGGTGTGGAGCCCGATGCTGCGATTCCCTTCCCGGACGCGACCTGCGGGCCGGATGTCGATGAATTCGACGCCGACCCGGAGTTCATGGATGTCGCAAACCCCCAGACGACCAGCCCCACCAGCCCCACCATCAGCGCCCCGACACCGACGACCATCCTCACTTCATAACGTGTCACCGGAGCCCCTCCTGTTCATGCCCGTCTCCGGGCGCCCCCGAGCCTGCTCTCGGACACGAAAGGCCAGCGGCAGGACACGCCCTGCCGACCCACCGTGCCTCGACGCTCGGAGCGGTGTCTGCGGGAGCTGCGTGCAACGCCTGGTCTGGACGCACGCGGCCAGCTCGCGAGCTGTCAGCGAGGCGCTCCCCTCCCACGCATCTGCCATCCCCCCCGGCATGGCTGGATGGTACGGGAGGACGGTGGCGCGCTGTCAAGCACGAGCTGGGCGGCGCTTTTCGTTCCACCGTCGGCCCCCGATGGCGCCACCCGTGATGGCCCCCCCTCGGGTCGCCACCGTGGTGTGCCGGCCGCTCAGAAGCGGGGCAGCGACAGGAGGTTGTTGGTCAATTTGCCATCGGCCTTCGTGCGAAGGTACGAGTCGTCCACGACCACGACAGGAACAATCTTCTCGCCATCCTTCACGTTGACGACGACCTTGTTCTTTTTGATCAAGTCGACCATTTCTTTCACGGTATTGCTGCCAATTTTTCCGTTCTCATCGCGCCATTTGACGTCACTGATGTGCTCGTGTTCGGTTCCCTTGGCCATGCGAACGTGGGTGATGAAAATCATGATGAGCCCATTTCCTCTGGAAAGTGAGGCCGCTGAATGCGACTTCGATACTCCGGATGGCTCCTACAACAGACATGCCAACCAGGCATGACCCTGAACACCGTAGAATCTCGACCTCTATGGTCACCCACTCGCGCCAACCATGACCGAACGACGGCCAATCGTGGCCCATGCCATGAGAGACCGAGCGCGAGGCCAGGCGTGCTGTTCAATGCGCGCTTCGGCTCCCCGGCCAAGCTGACGTGAGCACGATTCGCTGGACCCGGCACGCCGTCGCCGATCTCCTGGCCATTGGCGATGACATCGCCCGCGGCAACTCCGCAGCAGCTCGCGCCGGGGTCGAGCGTCTCGGAGCATGCGCCCAGGCCGCCGCAGAAGCACCGCGCGCAGGTCGGGTCGTGCCTGAGGTCGCGCAATGACGTCCGATCCCGAACGTCACCTCGGGCGTGACCTGGCTCTGGCTCCTCGAAAGGACCGCTGAGGGGTCCCGCCCTGCCGTCAGGTGCCCTTGCAACCCTTCCTGGCGACCAGCGCCACCGAAGCGAG is part of the Chondromyces crocatus genome and encodes:
- a CDS encoding SH3 domain-containing protein encodes the protein MVVGVGALMVGLVGLVVWGFATSMNSGSASNSSTSGPQVASGKGIAASGSTPVSSAGLVVPVPGNTSAPLRNGPGFGSQVLKQFPSGTRVVARRFQETPGKNTPDRWYEVALAADASVTGWMHGDVLQFQQEPANKPASVAAPQGRAAETTDLPPEDVGLVDTRRGWEWSDRCWRNLQAGNLRWARNECMMGMNLPADSPAPMSSLLYNLGLIEEREGAKARSAEYFKRSLALREHPEVRAALLRVE
- a CDS encoding DUF3892 domain-containing protein, which produces MIFITHVRMAKGTEHEHISDVKWRDENGKIGSNTVKEMVDLIKKNKVVVNVKDGEKIVPVVVVDDSYLRTKADGKLTNNLLSLPRF
- a CDS encoding type II toxin-antitoxin system RelE/ParE family toxin, with the translated sequence MSTIRWTRHAVADLLAIGDDIARGNSAAARAGVERLGACAQAAAEAPRAGRVVPEVAQ